The following coding sequences lie in one Paraburkholderia largidicola genomic window:
- a CDS encoding Gfo/Idh/MocA family protein, whose product MEASLNVPLRVGVIGVGNWAKHGHLRVLDLLPQYTLQAIYSHRHEAAEAAAQEHRIGRVAGSIDELIESPDIDLVIVLNTAPQHAQTVKRVIAAGKHVYCEWPLTTTLAESEELLRLAEEHGVRHFVGLQRRHAPHNRYVRDLIQQGYVGELRSVRMHVSMNYFQATRSRALEWTVPPENFSSVVSIYGGHFLDMLFSGTGWPVSIAALTPNQFPSVTIRETGVSIPTSTPDQLVLAGMLNDSAVVSVHIEGGKRNGSGVQIDITGTEGDLRITNVSAFGDVGDDYAIFGAHGDKLPLERLKVPVSYLRLPESDLPSAVLELAELYWAYAHDVANGTRTAPTFADAVRMHQLIESAQISFASGEFAHLNPTM is encoded by the coding sequence ATGGAAGCATCACTGAATGTGCCATTGCGCGTCGGCGTGATCGGCGTCGGCAACTGGGCGAAGCACGGGCATCTGCGCGTACTCGATCTGTTGCCGCAATACACGTTGCAAGCCATTTATAGCCATCGACATGAAGCCGCTGAAGCGGCGGCGCAGGAACATCGGATCGGTCGCGTGGCTGGGTCGATCGACGAACTGATCGAAAGTCCCGACATCGATCTCGTGATCGTGCTGAACACGGCTCCGCAACATGCGCAGACAGTGAAACGCGTGATCGCGGCGGGCAAGCATGTGTACTGCGAGTGGCCATTGACGACCACGCTCGCAGAATCAGAAGAACTATTGCGACTCGCAGAGGAACACGGCGTGCGTCATTTCGTCGGCTTGCAAAGACGTCACGCGCCGCATAACCGTTATGTGCGCGATCTCATTCAGCAAGGTTATGTCGGCGAACTGCGTTCGGTGCGCATGCATGTGAGCATGAACTACTTCCAGGCGACGCGTTCGCGCGCACTCGAATGGACGGTACCGCCGGAGAACTTTTCTTCCGTGGTGTCGATCTATGGCGGCCACTTTCTCGACATGCTCTTTTCGGGAACCGGTTGGCCCGTTTCTATCGCAGCGCTTACGCCTAACCAGTTTCCGTCGGTGACGATCAGGGAGACAGGTGTTTCGATACCGACATCGACACCCGATCAGCTGGTACTCGCAGGCATGTTGAACGACAGCGCAGTGGTGTCGGTTCATATCGAAGGCGGCAAGCGCAACGGTTCTGGCGTGCAGATCGATATCACCGGGACGGAAGGCGATTTGCGGATTACGAACGTATCGGCTTTTGGCGACGTGGGCGACGACTATGCAATCTTCGGCGCGCACGGCGACAAGCTGCCGCTCGAACGGCTCAAAGTACCGGTGAGCTATTTGCGCCTGCCCGAATCGGATCTGCCTTCTGCCGTGCTGGAACTGGCCGAACTCTATTGGGCTTATGCGCACGATGTGGCGAATGGCACGCGCACGGCGCCGACGTTCGCTGATGCAGTGCGTATGCACCAACTTATCGAAAGCGCACAGATTTCCTTTGCGTCGGGTGAGTTCGCGCACTTGAATCCCACAATGTAA
- a CDS encoding zinc-dependent alcohol dehydrogenase family protein, producing the protein MAKVITFAQHGGPEVFEYTEIGTPEPRPNEVRIRVKAIGLNRAESMWRRGEYVEPANLPARVGYEASGVVDAVGANVTHVAVGDNVSTVPSFSMNDYGVYGELVLAPVHAVVKSPAWLSHEDAVAIWNVFITPYAAFTENERVKPGDVVLIPAASSGVGIGAIQVAKRLGATAVALTRTREKRDALVALGADHVIVTDEEDLVEAVQRITEGRGADLVFDPVGGKTFARLIEATRPGGTILLYGALSPDDTVLPVLPLLFKRITVHGYNLFSTTTDAQRQADAAAFIFDGLQSGALKTVIAHRFAFDQIAQAHTVLERNAHFGRIVVSV; encoded by the coding sequence ATGGCGAAAGTCATTACCTTTGCGCAGCACGGCGGTCCCGAGGTTTTCGAATACACGGAAATCGGCACGCCCGAGCCTCGCCCTAACGAAGTGCGTATTCGTGTGAAGGCCATTGGTCTGAACCGCGCGGAGTCGATGTGGCGGCGCGGCGAATACGTCGAGCCGGCGAACTTGCCGGCACGTGTCGGGTATGAAGCGTCGGGCGTGGTGGATGCCGTTGGCGCGAACGTCACGCATGTGGCAGTCGGCGATAACGTCAGCACTGTGCCGTCGTTTTCGATGAACGATTACGGCGTATATGGCGAACTCGTGCTGGCGCCTGTGCACGCTGTCGTGAAGAGTCCCGCGTGGCTTTCGCACGAAGACGCGGTAGCGATCTGGAATGTGTTCATCACGCCCTATGCGGCATTCACGGAGAACGAACGCGTCAAACCCGGCGATGTCGTGCTGATTCCCGCGGCGTCGAGTGGGGTAGGCATCGGCGCGATTCAGGTGGCGAAGCGTCTGGGCGCGACGGCCGTCGCACTTACGCGGACGCGCGAAAAACGCGATGCACTTGTCGCACTCGGTGCCGACCACGTTATCGTCACCGACGAAGAAGATCTCGTCGAAGCAGTGCAGCGCATCACCGAGGGACGCGGTGCCGACCTCGTATTCGATCCCGTCGGCGGCAAGACATTTGCGCGCCTGATCGAAGCAACGCGGCCCGGCGGAACGATCCTGCTGTATGGCGCACTGAGTCCCGACGACACCGTATTGCCCGTGTTGCCACTACTCTTTAAGCGCATCACCGTGCATGGCTACAACCTCTTTTCGACGACCACGGACGCGCAACGCCAGGCCGACGCGGCGGCATTCATCTTCGACGGATTGCAGTCGGGGGCGCTCAAAACGGTGATCGCGCATCGCTTTGCCTTCGACCAGATCGCGCAGGCGCATACGGTGCTCGAACGCAACGCGCACTTTGGGCGCATCGTGGTGTCGGTGTGA
- a CDS encoding alkene reductase, which translates to MSKLFSKVAVGSYDIAHRVVLAPLTRMRAESGARPGPLMAEYYAQRTSPGALLIGEATIAAPNGNGYLGAPGLYDDNQIAGWKAVTHAVHAKGGKIFLQLYHAGRQSNSQLQPDGGRPVGPSEVPHGGVAYTEAGWVPNTPNRALETAEIAGIVESFRTAAERGVKAGFDGVELHSANGYLFDQFLQDGSNKRTDEYGGSIANRARLLLDATRAVISVWGANKVAVRLGPSGSWGDMSDSNPEALFTYVADELDKLGIAYLHLIEPRIAGNVEDEARDQQPVAAKSLRAHFHGPIIAAGGFDGESAEAILQSGDADLVAFGRHFIANPDLPERLRKGLTLNAYDRATFFGGTDVGYTDYAFHDEAAVAA; encoded by the coding sequence ATGTCCAAACTGTTTTCGAAAGTCGCGGTCGGTTCGTACGACATCGCTCACCGCGTGGTCCTCGCTCCCCTCACCCGCATGCGTGCCGAGAGCGGCGCGCGCCCCGGCCCGCTGATGGCTGAATACTATGCGCAGCGTACGTCGCCGGGTGCGCTTCTGATCGGCGAAGCCACGATCGCGGCGCCGAACGGCAATGGCTATCTCGGCGCGCCCGGTCTGTATGACGACAACCAGATCGCCGGCTGGAAAGCCGTCACCCATGCGGTGCATGCGAAAGGCGGCAAGATCTTTCTTCAGCTTTATCACGCGGGCCGTCAATCGAACTCGCAACTGCAGCCCGATGGCGGCCGTCCCGTCGGACCTTCCGAAGTGCCGCACGGCGGAGTCGCGTACACCGAAGCAGGCTGGGTGCCCAACACGCCGAACCGTGCGCTGGAAACGGCGGAGATCGCGGGCATTGTCGAGAGTTTCCGGACCGCCGCCGAGCGCGGCGTGAAGGCAGGCTTCGACGGCGTCGAATTGCACAGCGCCAACGGCTATCTGTTCGATCAGTTCCTGCAGGACGGCAGCAACAAGCGCACGGACGAATACGGCGGCTCGATCGCCAACCGCGCGCGCCTGCTGCTCGATGCCACGCGCGCTGTAATTTCCGTATGGGGCGCGAACAAGGTTGCGGTGCGTCTCGGACCGAGCGGCTCATGGGGCGACATGTCGGATAGCAACCCGGAAGCCTTGTTCACCTATGTGGCCGATGAACTCGACAAGCTCGGCATCGCCTATCTGCATCTGATCGAGCCGCGCATCGCGGGCAACGTCGAAGACGAAGCGCGCGACCAGCAACCCGTCGCCGCGAAATCGCTGCGCGCGCATTTTCATGGGCCGATCATCGCGGCGGGCGGCTTCGATGGCGAAAGCGCCGAAGCGATCCTGCAATCCGGCGATGCCGATCTCGTGGCATTCGGACGCCATTTCATCGCGAACCCGGATCTGCCGGAGCGGCTGCGCAAGGGCCTGACGCTGAACGCGTATGACCGCGCGACGTTCTTCGGCGGCACGGACGTGGGTTACACCGACTACGCGTTCCACGACGAAGCCGCTGTCGCAGCGTGA
- a CDS encoding MFS transporter, which produces MNTDQSASLADAPISSSSSASQRRWLAVFSIALGSFAFVTTEYLPVGVLPKIAADLGVTPGTAGLMTTTPGLIAAISAPMLLLAAGRLNRRSILLLLSVALVASNLVAALATNFATMLVGRALLGISLGGFWTVALGVSGQIVAEEESAKASATIFMGITLATVIGVPLGTFIAELSSWRVSFFATAALALAALLMQATLLPDLPPRAAARIADFGRMLARGTVLRSLLLVALLFGAHFCAYTYIAPFLEDNALLGATWVTALLLGFGIVGFISNFVASAFVTSHPRLSLFTMTALVMASLVALPALAHTHGAVIAGVLAWGIAYGAIPLCLSVWMQMTSPKHPEAASALFVSAVQTAIAAGSLAGGVAVDHAGATGAMHLGVLLSALGLAVLASFATARRTLASVLED; this is translated from the coding sequence ATGAATACCGATCAATCCGCGTCGCTTGCCGACGCGCCCATATCGTCGTCATCCAGCGCGAGCCAACGACGCTGGCTCGCGGTGTTCTCGATCGCGCTCGGCTCGTTCGCTTTCGTGACGACGGAATATCTGCCCGTCGGCGTACTGCCGAAGATCGCGGCCGACCTCGGTGTCACGCCCGGCACGGCAGGCCTGATGACGACCACGCCCGGACTCATCGCCGCGATCTCCGCGCCGATGCTGCTGCTCGCGGCTGGCCGCCTGAACCGGCGTTCGATCCTGTTGTTGCTGTCGGTCGCGCTGGTCGCGTCGAATCTCGTCGCGGCGCTCGCGACGAACTTCGCGACGATGCTGGTCGGACGCGCGTTGCTCGGTATCAGCCTCGGCGGATTCTGGACCGTCGCGCTCGGCGTTTCCGGTCAGATCGTCGCGGAAGAGGAAAGCGCCAAAGCCAGTGCGACGATCTTCATGGGCATCACGCTGGCGACTGTCATTGGCGTGCCGCTTGGGACGTTCATTGCCGAACTGTCGTCGTGGCGCGTTTCGTTCTTTGCTACGGCCGCGCTCGCACTCGCCGCGCTGCTGATGCAGGCGACGCTGCTGCCCGATCTGCCGCCGCGCGCGGCAGCGCGCATCGCCGATTTCGGCCGCATGCTCGCGCGAGGGACGGTGTTGCGCAGCCTGCTGCTAGTGGCATTGCTGTTCGGTGCTCACTTCTGCGCGTACACCTATATCGCGCCCTTTCTCGAAGACAACGCGTTGCTCGGCGCAACGTGGGTGACGGCGCTGCTGCTCGGCTTCGGCATCGTCGGCTTCATATCGAACTTCGTCGCGTCGGCGTTCGTGACATCGCATCCGCGGCTGTCGCTGTTCACGATGACTGCGCTCGTGATGGCGTCGCTGGTGGCGCTTCCCGCGTTGGCGCACACGCACGGCGCGGTCATCGCTGGCGTGCTCGCGTGGGGTATCGCCTATGGTGCGATTCCGCTGTGCCTGAGCGTGTGGATGCAGATGACTTCGCCGAAGCATCCGGAAGCCGCATCGGCGTTGTTCGTCAGCGCCGTGCAGACCGCCATTGCTGCGGGTTCACTCGCGGGCGGCGTGGCCGTCGATCACGCGGGCGCAACGGGCGCGATGCATCTTGGCGTGCTGCTCTCGGCGTTGGGGCTTGCGGTGCTCGCATCGTTCGCCACCGCGCGGCGCACGCTGGCAAGCGTGCTCGAAGATTGA
- a CDS encoding ureidoglycolate lyase has translation MSTPIDYLNPALPKGLRRVTMPVVDATPATLDGYGRLVDDPNECRVEIVQWPAMGSRPIDPGTGDEAGTTEGVFVSEWRGDILYGRNEAVGGHYVLAYATEPDEAREDNAAPPERMLLWHANYHPDGGQLFFPLDHRPFYVPLALPGDDVTPEKFVCFRFDGRQGLYIHPNIWHEGVFTPGGTQRFFDKQGAVHARVSVEFAQEFGCLVEAPIVHP, from the coding sequence ATGTCCACACCGATCGATTATCTGAACCCGGCGCTACCCAAGGGGCTTCGGCGCGTCACCATGCCCGTCGTCGACGCGACACCGGCGACACTCGACGGCTACGGCAGGCTCGTCGACGACCCGAACGAATGCCGCGTCGAAATCGTGCAATGGCCGGCGATGGGATCGCGGCCGATCGATCCGGGCACGGGTGACGAAGCGGGCACGACGGAAGGTGTCTTCGTCAGCGAATGGCGCGGTGACATCCTCTACGGTCGCAACGAAGCAGTAGGCGGCCACTACGTCCTCGCATACGCGACCGAGCCAGACGAAGCGCGAGAAGACAACGCCGCGCCGCCCGAGCGCATGCTGCTCTGGCACGCGAACTACCATCCGGACGGCGGACAGTTGTTCTTCCCGCTCGATCATCGGCCGTTCTATGTTCCGCTGGCGCTGCCCGGCGACGATGTGACGCCCGAGAAGTTCGTGTGCTTTCGCTTCGATGGACGGCAAGGTCTTTATATTCATCCGAACATCTGGCACGAAGGCGTATTCACGCCAGGCGGGACACAGCGCTTCTTCGACAAACAGGGCGCCGTTCATGCACGCGTGTCCGTCGAGTTTGCGCAAGAGTTCGGTTGTCTGGTCGAAGCGCCCATCGTTCATCCGTAA
- a CDS encoding GFA family protein has translation MFSFNLFIDEADYEQTGETMVYEDRGNSGHLSYRHFCGSCGSPVITKVEMLPGKVIVKAGTLDSMEGLQGPQTEIYTDRAVKWLEPFAGVTRFPRSP, from the coding sequence GTGTTCTCGTTCAACCTCTTCATCGACGAAGCGGATTACGAGCAAACTGGCGAGACGATGGTATACGAGGACCGAGGCAACAGCGGCCATCTTTCATACCGTCATTTTTGCGGGAGTTGTGGCTCGCCTGTCATCACGAAGGTAGAGATGCTGCCCGGTAAGGTGATCGTGAAGGCCGGTACGCTTGACAGCATGGAAGGTCTGCAAGGTCCTCAAACGGAGATCTATACCGACCGTGCAGTGAAATGGCTCGAACCGTTTGCAGGCGTTACACGCTTTCCGCGGAGTCCGTGA
- a CDS encoding NAD-dependent succinate-semialdehyde dehydrogenase, whose protein sequence is MSFRTVNPATGEVVREYPLQTDEQVFAALNTADKRYREDWKFRTVAERAGIVRRAAQILREKRDEYATYPTLEMGKITRFSYLEVDLVADILDYYAEHGEKFLAPQPVPGEPGATLHAEPVGVLLAIEPWNFPFYQLVRVAAPQLIAGNVVLMKHAENVPQCALAFARLFDEAGAPEGVYTNLFCSIDQIAKLIDDFRVRGVALTGSERAGVSVGERAGRNLKKVILELGGSDPALILEGASLDLAVEQCVMGRTFNSGQGCVNIKRVIVVGKARGEAMLAALTERFAAIKVGDPTDESTALGPLVSERALEGLLAQIDDAAAAGARIVHGGKRVDRPGFYLEPTIITDIGENNPLYQQEAFGPVLSFYVVDSEEEAIRLANATKYGLGAFVFDADVEHAKQVASRIESGMVYINSCFSDSPGLPFGGIKNSGFGRELSELGIGEFLNRKLVRVAGEA, encoded by the coding sequence ATGAGCTTTCGTACTGTCAATCCGGCTACCGGAGAAGTAGTCAGGGAATATCCATTGCAAACGGATGAACAGGTATTCGCCGCGCTGAACACAGCAGACAAACGCTATCGCGAGGACTGGAAGTTCCGGACGGTGGCCGAGCGGGCCGGCATCGTTCGCAGGGCTGCGCAGATCCTGCGTGAAAAGCGCGACGAATACGCAACCTATCCGACTTTGGAAATGGGCAAGATCACGCGCTTCAGCTATCTCGAAGTCGATCTGGTCGCCGATATCCTCGACTACTACGCGGAGCACGGCGAAAAATTTCTCGCACCACAGCCTGTGCCTGGCGAGCCGGGCGCGACGCTGCATGCCGAGCCAGTTGGCGTGCTGCTGGCCATCGAGCCATGGAACTTCCCGTTCTATCAGCTCGTTCGCGTCGCCGCGCCGCAACTCATCGCGGGCAACGTCGTGTTGATGAAACATGCGGAGAACGTGCCACAGTGTGCGCTCGCCTTCGCGCGGTTGTTCGACGAAGCGGGCGCGCCCGAAGGCGTCTATACCAATCTCTTTTGCAGCATCGACCAGATCGCAAAGCTGATCGACGATTTCCGCGTACGCGGCGTGGCACTGACGGGCAGTGAAAGGGCAGGGGTGTCCGTCGGCGAACGCGCGGGGCGCAATCTGAAGAAGGTGATCCTCGAACTGGGCGGCAGCGATCCTGCGCTGATTCTGGAAGGCGCGTCTCTCGATCTGGCCGTCGAGCAATGCGTGATGGGACGCACGTTCAACTCGGGACAGGGCTGCGTCAACATCAAGCGCGTCATCGTGGTGGGCAAGGCGCGCGGTGAGGCGATGCTGGCCGCGTTGACGGAGCGCTTCGCGGCGATCAAGGTGGGCGATCCCACGGACGAGTCGACGGCGCTCGGCCCACTCGTAAGCGAGCGCGCGCTGGAAGGGCTGCTTGCGCAGATCGACGACGCTGCAGCAGCGGGCGCGCGAATCGTACACGGCGGCAAACGCGTCGACCGTCCCGGGTTCTATCTCGAACCGACGATCATCACGGACATCGGGGAGAACAATCCGCTCTATCAGCAAGAGGCATTCGGCCCTGTGTTGTCTTTCTATGTCGTCGACAGCGAAGAAGAAGCGATCAGGCTCGCCAATGCGACCAAGTACGGCTTGGGCGCGTTTGTGTTCGACGCGGATGTCGAGCATGCGAAACAGGTTGCGTCGCGTATCGAATCCGGCATGGTGTACATCAATTCCTGTTTCTCCGATTCGCCGGGATTGCCGTTTGGCGGAATCAAGAACTCTGGCTTTGGACGTGAACTGTCGGAGCTGGGTATTGGCGAATTCCTCAACCGTAAGCTGGTGCGAGTCGCCGGCGAGGCCTGA